In Vibrio celticus, one genomic interval encodes:
- the fliL gene encoding flagellar basal body-associated protein FliL, with amino-acid sequence MAEEQDAPKGKSKLLIIIIAVVVLLLGVGGALLFFLGSDDSASESPSQPATAVAATEPVMYVNIPQPFLFNVTGDKKDRLVQIKAQMMVRGSKNEDLARYHSPLVESTLLATFASATVDQLRSPTGRVELRNKATEDIKASLTQAVGQPVIEKVLFTDFVIQ; translated from the coding sequence ATGGCAGAAGAACAAGATGCACCTAAAGGGAAGAGCAAGCTCCTTATAATCATTATTGCCGTAGTCGTGTTACTGCTTGGTGTCGGTGGTGCGCTGCTCTTTTTCTTAGGCTCTGATGATAGCGCCTCTGAATCTCCGTCTCAGCCAGCCACTGCTGTGGCCGCTACAGAGCCAGTTATGTATGTTAATATTCCTCAGCCTTTTTTGTTCAATGTGACAGGTGATAAAAAAGATCGCCTAGTTCAGATAAAAGCACAAATGATGGTTCGGGGCAGCAAGAATGAAGACCTGGCTCGTTATCACTCTCCACTCGTGGAAAGTACGTTATTGGCGACGTTCGCTTCGGCAACGGTTGATCAATTGCGCTCACCAACTGGACGAGTTGAACTGCGTAACAAGGCAACGGAAGATATCAAAGCAAGTCTGACTCAAGCTGTTGGGCAGCCTGTGATTGAAAAAGTGCTATTCACTGACTTCGTAATTCAATAG